TATAATACAAGAAGTAGATTAAATATATGCTAAAGTTTGTGGacctattaaataaaataaaaatcgacaaGCTATGGCATTGAATATTAGTTTAAAATTCAATAACatgtattgaacaaattaaaaattcatgaacacatTACACACTGATCTAAAATTAAGGGATCATTTATACAATTATCTAAATACTAAAGCaacatatagttttttttttctggtcaatAACATATGGCCAAATTACATGGTGCAAATtaagaatataaagaaaaacCTATACGAGTAAGTACACCTATGCTTGAGATTATGAGAGATCAAAAGAGCAccgcatttattttgttaatttaagcaATTAGATTCGATTTTTCAATGACCTTATATTCGAACAAGAGTCGAAATCGGTCTCGACATTTTAACCTAACCTTATcctttggaacttttccaataATGAGAGGTGGTCATGACTCATGAGCCTGAAAACCCGCTAGACTCGCGTAAGCCTAATCAATCAGCTGGAAGGATTAATTTGGAGAGCCTGGACGAGTAATCTCTTCGCGGAATGGAGTTCCACTTGTCCACTTCGATCGGTCAAGGATATTTAGAGGCATTAATAATCTCTGATAATGGGCGGGCCCAACTAAGAAATCGTCAGGCCCAACGTAAGGCCCGACCCGGCGGCGCCGGTGGGGAAGACTAAGCCGAGACGGAACCATAACAAAAGGGTATTATCGGTACATCACAGCCACGCAACCTTAAGTCGGTCGACCTCTGCTATAAATACGACCCCTGCCTCCCAGCAAAAGGCGGTACAGAAATCAGAATCTTTTGGGGGCTagggttttcttcttcctctctcgcGCGTTCTCgtcttctccatcttcctccttccGTCGCGCGCGCGCGCCTGCAGGCGGGATTCCGTCCTCTACTCCTCCTCTCCGATTCGAATCGGGGTTTCGATCCGAGCGCGTGCCTCGCGATCCTCTCTCGTGTGGGTGACCTCTCTCGTGTGGGCGAAAGGCGAAGTCTTTTGGAACGATGTCTCGTTGCTTTCCCTACACGCCTCGCGAGGATGCGTGAAGAGAGGGACGCTGAGGAGACTTTGATGGGGTCTCTTAAGGTTGGTTGAGCAAATTTCTCGGTTTTGTCTCGCAATTTCTCGGTTTTGTCTACGGCCTTGGTTTGCTCCGGCCGTGATTGGCGGGGGTCTGGGTAGCGATTTGTACATGTGATGTGAGGTTTGCCTGGATCTTGAGGTTGCCGCCGGGTGGAAGGTTGTGTTGCGCGTAGTGGTAGACGCTGGTTGCCTGTGTATTTTCTGGATCTTGTAATTATGGGGTTCTATGTTTTGTACATGATGGGGGCAAGAAGTGAAAGGAGCAAACTTTGTCCATATTCTGTGTTTAGTGTTTAGTGAGGCAATGCTTTCTGACGTACCCAGCTTGGGTGCCATTCTTGTAAAGATTTAAAGATTGTAGTTCCTGCCTGGTGCCTTTGTTTGGTATTTGTTGCACGAGTAATTTGAACTTAAATACTAAATAGTTTGATGCATCTACGAAATATGCGAAATATGCGGACTTGCACCTATTCAAATATGCGAAATATGCGGACTTGCACCTATTCTTTGTTGGGTTAATTTCAGTGATTTGGACTAAAacttatgacccaaaaaaacaCTAAAACCGTTTTGTGAGATGTCTTATCGTGCATCTAATCTTTAATCCTGCTAATGATTAACAATAAACTGGGTGTATGGCTTGTTTTAAATGGCGACATCTGTTTCATGTATTCTCCAAGTTATTTCCTGAGATTGACGAACACACTCAATTTTGTCTGTTTATTTGTACTGGTTTGGCATCCTTGTATAGATTTCCGAAATTGGTTTATTATCGATCGGATTTGATGGTGCcgaaaaattgtcatattggCTGCTGATGCTAGCCTTTTTAGATGTTCACTAGCAACAGGTAGAAATAATGTTATCTACCTCTGCCTATGTTGTTTTTTCTGCTGGTTGGGGGTGAGTGGATTGATTGGACCTGAATGTGTCGGTTCTTTCATGtggaaagaacaagaaaacttGTCTTATTGCGACCAATGCTTTATGATAATGCTTGGTCGTGCTTGCTTCTTGGTTTCCTGGTCCCTGGTTTCCTGTCTCTGTGCTAAATGTCTTCTGGTGCTTTAAAGCTCCAGAAGGAAAAGCAGAAGGTGGCTGAGACAAAAAGAAGTAAGCCAAACAAGAGGGAAAAGGAGGAGACCGAAAACCCCCTGAAACCCTTTGCTGGTAATGTTGGTAATGTTAGCAAGGTAAAGAAACCACCGACACCGGCaggaatgaggaagagaaaagtttTTGATTCAGACTCCCCTCCAGTGAGTAAAGACTCCAAAATGGGGAAGAAAAAAGTTTTTGATTCAGACTCCCCTCCCATGAGTAAAGACTACTCTGAGCAAGGGGAGAAGAGTTCAATTACAGAAGAGCATGAGCAACCAGTTGGTTACCTATCTGATGGGAGCAAGAGCAGCAGCAACAAGAGTAGACAAGATGCCTCGACCTCTAGCATTGAACGGCGTGGTAAAGTTTTGTTCATTTGCATTTGTTTGGTGCGTGGTAAAGTTTTGTTCATTTGCATTTGTTTGGTTCTGGTGTTTGGTCTTGGTGATTATATTTGACGGATCTATTTTTTTGACATTATAGGCAACATTCTCAGAATCCGGTTGAAACGAGCAGCAGCACCTGAGAGTCCATTTGTTGGACAACCTGAGTGCACTACATCCGGAAGAACAGATTTTCTTTCTAAGCAGCATTTGCATGAGACGAGTCATGCGCCTTGTCAAATAAACATCCCTTCGGCTACTGCGAAGGAGGAAGCGAAGGAGGCTTTATTGGTGAAGCCAGAAGTCTCTCCTCAATTAGATACAGCATTTCCGACTGTCCCTCCATCAGCCAGAAATGAATTGTCAGAGCTTGAATCCACATATGAAACTCTGATAGAGCATTGGGTGCCCCTTCCTTTGGATCACAGACTTGGTGAACCTGATGATGAGGACTGGCTTTTCAAGACGAAACGCGTAGAGGGTAAATCTCAGCGGCCTAAAGTAGGGGACGACACAGCAATTTCTTTTACTTGGCCGCCGCAAGCCCATTATTTACCTGAGGCCGAGATTTACGCCTTGCCTTATACTgttccattttaatttttttttccgttcaAATTACTTTGTAAAGCGGCACAGATGTACATAAATTGAGCAAAACGAAAgagaaattttgagcaaaatgaaagagaaattttGTCCCTTTACCTTATCTAGTAGTATGGAAATTGTCGCTCTTTGATTCAAAGATGATCAGAAATGGCGCTTGGATAAACCTGAGGTCCGTCGTACGATCTCGTGGACCCTGCTCAAAAACCGAACTGTGCTGAATGTCGCTGCTGTTGGACGACAATGATTCATGATGTGATGAATGGAAGTGATTTGCGTTTCATATGCAACTGGAAATGCGGGCGTTGAAAAACGGTTATTATGTTGGTTGGTAGATCTCGACATCACATTCTCCAAGTCTTACCGACTCGTTTTGTAGGCCCGCCGCGCGGCGAATCATTTCGTAGCGCAGGAAAAATTGGCTTCTGCTAATTCGGGAGTGGTGACCGATCAGGGTCGCGTACGGCTCCCGGCATCATTCGTTCTTCTTCCCGTTCGCCCGTGATTAAGCACGAACAGCTCcttctccgtctctctctcttccttctggGGTCCAATCTCTCGGACCGGCGTCGATGGTGCTGGAAAGACCCGAGGACGAGGAGAAATGGCTGGCCGAAGGGATCGCCGCCATCCAGCAGAACGCCTTCTACATGCATCGCGCCCTGGTACTCTCTCGCCGCCCCGTCTCCGaactcctcctcccccttcccccgatcgccgccgccgccgccgcgtcgGGGTGTCGTTAAAAACCTGGCTTTCTGATCTCGCTGTTCTCGCTCGATCCTTTCTCGTTTCAGGACGCCAACAACCTGAGAGAAGCTCTCAAGTACTCGGCCCTGATGCTGTCCGAGCTCCGGACTTCGAATCTCTCTCCCCACAAGTATTACGATCTCTGTACGTCCCTCTCGATCTCTCTGTCCCCCTCCCTGGACTTGCTGGCGTGGAGTGATTCTGTTGCTATCGAAATTGCTCTCTTTCGATGTGGTTCGGTAGATTCTGAACTTGGAAGGCGATTGAGCAAGGTGTGCtcgtttggtttggttttgttttgtcgGTGATTTAGCCGTTTTTCGGTTTGGTTGACCACTAGATATGAGAGCTTTCGATGAACTGAGGGGGCTGGAGATGTTCTTCAAGGACGAGGG
The window above is part of the Eucalyptus grandis isolate ANBG69807.140 chromosome 6, ASM1654582v1, whole genome shotgun sequence genome. Proteins encoded here:
- the LOC120294954 gene encoding uncharacterized protein LOC120294954, whose translation is MREERDAEETLMGSLKLQKEKQKVAETKRSKPNKREKEETENPLKPFAGNVGNVSKVKKPPTPAGMRKRKVFDSDSPPVSKDSKMGKKKVFDSDSPPMSKDYSEQGEKSSITEEHEQPVGYLSDGSKSSSNKSRQDASTSSIERRGNILRIRLKRAAAPESPFVGQPECTTSGRTDFLSKQHLHETSHAPCQINIPSATAKEEAKEALLVKPEVSPQLDTAFPTVPPSARNELSELESTYETLIEHWVPLPLDHRLGEPDDEDWLFKTKRVEGKSQRPKVGDDTAISFTWPPQAHYLPEAEIYALPYTVPF